Proteins from one Clostridium cellulovorans 743B genomic window:
- a CDS encoding amino acid adenylation domain-containing protein, whose amino-acid sequence MDCNEIRVVLKEIWDNVLEKESNIEVDFYDNGGDSFKITLMIAEIQNRLNAYVELADVFFDSNFESIVEYINNGIITETRNNLEKEIENGRNRYKSSINQKNMFILDKQYKNIGKTYNMPVICEIKGVIDIKKLENACGHVFENNNILRTNFSIKGEEIYQNVHDKVALPFEVKQIAIEDFTKNIKDNLKQYDLEKDILIRFILIDDVWKCKKYLFIDQHHIISDGVSVNILLKKIAEAYRNESIKCTQYDSFVNQQIEWYESEEANVCKKYWRNQFENWHSEFDFPKDGLRKGRKTFSGVRKEYHIDEQIICELNTMAKKYHTTLNTIMFTAFSILVYKYSLEEEFCIATTSSGREYRDINDMLGIFINSIPIKFKICDEYNYEYLIEETKQRLKEAYKYQKYSYSNVIEDLGLSGNIGRTPLFDIGFLFQNMENAQVRIDDNCYFDEYEYVGQGSRFEWMLEVNISSKRTRLVMEYNTDLYKQERMDHIIDSYKTLLKQIIASPDKKVEELNILTSRDKEIIYENIISSEMEINKTIIEQFYENLKNNKNSIAVHTSKGSFTYEEINIKSNYVAEYLIKNYSSEDVIGILLNRTEEIIIAYLGVLKAGCAFLPIDLNQPIEKINYMLSNSNAQIILSQQQIDLELSCKKIDIEELYCRKNVHIDIENLYRRVPEENLAYILYTSGSTGASKGVMIEYSALNNFILGMKDIMCDINTVLAITSVGFDISLLELIVSIIYGRTVVIVDEKERLNDKELYNIISKYNVDFIQITPSRLNLLISHEYNVFENIKKILIGGEMLIKEDIEKLGKLTHAKIYNMYGPTETTIWSTYKEIGLDSEITAGKPIVNTSIFVLDKRGRMLPHGVAGQLYIGGKGLARGYVNNKTETDNKFVLINSNSLINDVLGNTQILYATGDLAKFNEFGELIILGRMDNQVKLNGHRIELDDIRKCIMSYNEIENAVVLCCNDSDGSKYLVCYYISPKEISPKVWHGFLTKSLPRSIIPTHYIRVNEFPTNNSGKIDYKKLKEIKYTENQVEIEEFSELQQKIKQIWSKLLGIDEIGLNDNFYEIGGNSLKAIRLLAEFERENIISDNIDVFTYNTIYKISIFLEGEIIL is encoded by the coding sequence ATAAGAATATTGGCAAGACGTATAATATGCCAGTTATCTGTGAAATAAAAGGCGTTATAGATATTAAGAAATTGGAAAACGCATGTGGACATGTGTTTGAAAATAATAATATTTTGAGGACAAATTTTAGTATTAAAGGTGAAGAGATTTATCAAAATGTACATGATAAAGTAGCATTACCTTTTGAAGTTAAGCAAATAGCTATTGAAGATTTTACAAAAAATATAAAAGATAATCTAAAACAATATGACTTGGAAAAAGATATTCTAATTAGATTTATCTTAATAGATGATGTATGGAAATGCAAAAAATATTTATTTATTGACCAACATCATATCATCTCAGATGGTGTTTCAGTAAATATATTATTAAAGAAAATTGCAGAAGCATATAGAAATGAAAGTATTAAATGTACACAATATGATAGTTTTGTTAATCAGCAAATTGAATGGTATGAATCTGAAGAAGCAAATGTATGTAAAAAGTATTGGAGAAATCAATTCGAAAATTGGCATAGTGAATTTGACTTTCCTAAAGATGGATTAAGAAAAGGAAGAAAAACATTTAGTGGGGTCAGGAAAGAATATCACATTGATGAGCAGATAATTTGTGAACTAAATACAATGGCTAAAAAATATCATACAACGTTGAATACAATAATGTTTACAGCATTTAGTATTTTAGTCTATAAGTATTCTTTAGAAGAGGAATTTTGTATAGCCACTACATCATCTGGTAGAGAATACAGAGATATCAATGATATGTTAGGAATTTTCATAAACTCAATTCCAATTAAATTTAAGATATGTGATGAATATAATTATGAATATCTTATAGAAGAAACTAAGCAAAGATTAAAAGAAGCATATAAATATCAAAAATATTCTTATTCAAATGTAATCGAAGACTTAGGATTGTCAGGAAATATTGGTAGAACACCATTGTTTGATATAGGTTTCTTATTTCAAAACATGGAAAATGCTCAAGTAAGGATTGATGATAATTGTTATTTTGATGAATATGAATATGTTGGACAAGGTTCAAGATTTGAGTGGATGTTAGAAGTAAATATTTCAAGCAAAAGAACTAGATTAGTAATGGAGTATAACACAGATTTATACAAGCAAGAAAGAATGGATCACATAATTGATTCTTATAAAACATTACTTAAACAAATAATAGCTTCACCAGATAAAAAAGTAGAAGAGTTAAATATTTTAACCTCTAGGGATAAAGAAATAATATATGAAAATATTATTTCTAGTGAAATGGAAATAAATAAGACTATTATCGAACAGTTTTATGAAAATTTGAAAAACAATAAGAATTCAATAGCTGTACATACTTCAAAAGGCTCTTTTACTTATGAAGAGATAAACATAAAATCAAATTATGTAGCTGAATATTTAATTAAAAATTATTCTTCAGAAGACGTAATTGGGATTTTACTCAATAGAACTGAAGAGATAATTATAGCTTATCTTGGGGTGCTTAAAGCTGGATGTGCATTTTTACCTATAGACTTAAATCAACCAATAGAAAAGATAAATTATATGCTAAGTAATAGCAATGCCCAAATTATATTATCTCAACAACAAATTGATCTTGAGTTAAGTTGTAAGAAGATTGATATAGAAGAATTGTATTGTAGAAAAAATGTTCACATAGATATAGAAAATCTTTATAGAAGAGTACCTGAGGAAAATTTAGCTTATATATTGTATACATCAGGCTCAACAGGGGCGTCTAAGGGCGTTATGATAGAATATTCAGCACTAAACAATTTCATTTTAGGAATGAAAGATATAATGTGTGACATAAATACTGTTCTTGCAATAACTTCTGTAGGCTTTGATATTTCATTACTAGAACTAATTGTATCAATTATATATGGAAGAACTGTAGTAATAGTAGATGAAAAGGAACGACTAAATGATAAGGAACTATACAATATTATAAGTAAATACAATGTTGACTTTATACAAATAACACCTTCAAGACTAAATCTTTTAATTAGTCATGAATACAATGTGTTTGAGAATATTAAGAAAATATTAATCGGCGGAGAAATGCTGATAAAGGAAGATATTGAGAAGTTAGGAAAATTGACACATGCCAAAATATATAATATGTATGGTCCAACGGAAACTACAATTTGGTCAACATATAAGGAAATAGGATTAGATTCTGAAATTACTGCAGGAAAGCCTATAGTAAATACAAGTATTTTTGTTTTGGATAAAAGAGGGAGAATGTTACCACATGGCGTTGCTGGTCAATTATATATTGGTGGAAAAGGATTAGCAAGAGGATATGTTAATAATAAGACTGAAACAGACAATAAATTTGTTTTAATAAATAGTAATTCCTTGATAAATGATGTTTTAGGAAATACGCAAATTTTATATGCTACAGGTGATTTAGCAAAGTTCAATGAATTTGGAGAACTTATAATTTTAGGGCGCATGGATAACCAAGTTAAATTGAATGGACATAGAATTGAATTGGATGATATTAGAAAATGTATAATGAGCTATAACGAAATAGAAAATGCTGTTGTTCTATGTTGTAATGACAGCGATGGATCAAAATATTTAGTTTGTTATTACATTTCTCCAAAAGAAATATCACCCAAAGTTTGGCATGGATTCTTAACGAAAAGTTTGCCAAGATCAATAATTCCAACTCATTATATTAGAGTTAATGAATTTCCAACTAATAATAGTGGGAAAATTGATTATAAGAAACTAAAAGAAATAAAGTATACAGAGAATCAAGTAGAGATTGAAGAGTTCTCTGAATTGCAACAAAAGATTAAACAAATTTGGAGTAAACTTTTAGGAATAGACGAAATAGGATTAAATGATAATTTTTATGAAATTGGTGGAAACTCACTTAAAGCAATTAGATTGCTTGCTGAATTTGAGAGAGAAAATATTATAAGTGATAATATCGATGTGTTTACATATAACACAATATATAAAATATCAATATTTTTAGAGGGAGAGATAATATTATGA
- a CDS encoding TylF/MycF/NovP-related O-methyltransferase — protein sequence MKECYLKFINNEKIVLTDDEKKSMVNKFITIDENIECVHKEEELLTFIECLLTNKPEGVIVEAGCYKGGGSAKISLLSEAINKKMYVFDSFEGLPEHNENHEKNIYGKDVTFVKGEYSSAYDQTVSNVKKYGSEKICTFVKGWFKDTFGDFHEPLAGAYIDVDLVESVRECVTKFYPLLSKGGVLCCHDGHLPLVIELLDSNDFWENQVGCSKPFIEGLGTEKLIKIIKE from the coding sequence ATGAAAGAGTGCTATTTAAAGTTTATTAATAATGAAAAGATAGTATTAACCGATGATGAAAAGAAATCGATGGTTAATAAATTCATTACAATTGATGAAAATATTGAATGTGTGCATAAAGAGGAAGAACTATTAACATTTATAGAATGTTTGCTAACCAATAAGCCAGAAGGTGTAATTGTCGAGGCAGGTTGCTATAAAGGTGGTGGAAGTGCCAAAATAAGTCTTTTATCTGAAGCTATAAATAAGAAAATGTATGTATTTGATTCATTTGAAGGTTTACCAGAACATAATGAAAATCATGAAAAAAATATATATGGAAAAGATGTTACTTTTGTTAAGGGTGAGTATAGTAGTGCATATGATCAAACTGTAAGCAATGTAAAAAAGTATGGTTCAGAAAAGATATGTACATTTGTAAAAGGATGGTTTAAGGATACATTTGGAGATTTCCATGAACCATTAGCAGGAGCCTATATTGATGTTGATTTAGTTGAGTCAGTAAGGGAATGTGTTACTAAATTTTATCCTCTACTATCAAAGGGCGGGGTGCTTTGTTGCCATGATGGGCATCTTCCTTTAGTAATAGAATTGTTAGATAGCAATGATTTTTGGGAAAATCAAGTTGGTTGCTCAAAACCATTTATAGAAGGTTTAGGTACAGAAAAGTTGATAAAAATTATAAAAGAATAA
- a CDS encoding diaminopimelate decarboxylase family protein, translated as MKKGKIVLNFKSHKYDKYIDFTNKNILGYSIDELEQKYGMPLHILFGKKIEENIMEFRNALNNNYTNSKICFAVKSSCSIGVLRIINKLGCGVDVSSYNEFKFAEIAEIPYDRMVFNGNCKTDEIIELAITKDILINVDSVYEFERILEISKNINKKAKVLIRLSGLKVDKATDECIYTSGEWTKFGINYLEAKELLTNNSVYHQYIDVYGFQVHIGSQIGYYEAYINAIEKIVKLSEELAHIGNFMRIINIGGGFPINYVDKVEWEQFQKSMAYKGEENSNCFIWKNEKADYKVNELFYTDYEKSKMLEKVLNTYINYKDSSKKIKDVLKEIGEPELIIEPGRSIVGDAGITIAKVNGIKKVNGNNLLVVEMGNVNYAGSVIHNLFNCWDLFKDYSNVDSNEEFSAFICGNLCYNGDMISNYKIKFDREPKRGEYVITYDVGGTESHFFASNANMNPIPSRLLINDKNDIEILKSRQTLEDLMK; from the coding sequence ATGAAGAAGGGAAAGATAGTGTTGAACTTCAAGTCACATAAGTATGATAAATATATAGATTTTACAAACAAGAATATTTTAGGATATAGCATAGATGAACTTGAACAAAAGTATGGAATGCCATTACACATATTGTTTGGTAAAAAGATTGAAGAAAATATTATGGAATTTAGGAATGCCTTGAATAATAATTATACTAATTCAAAAATATGTTTTGCAGTTAAAAGTTCTTGTTCTATAGGTGTTTTGAGGATAATAAATAAACTGGGCTGTGGAGTAGATGTAAGCTCATATAATGAGTTTAAATTTGCAGAAATTGCAGAGATACCATATGATAGAATGGTTTTTAATGGAAATTGTAAGACGGATGAAATTATAGAACTTGCAATAACTAAAGATATTCTTATTAATGTTGATAGTGTATATGAGTTTGAGAGAATACTAGAAATTTCAAAAAATATTAATAAAAAGGCTAAGGTATTAATACGATTATCAGGACTAAAAGTAGATAAAGCAACGGATGAATGTATTTATACATCTGGAGAATGGACTAAATTTGGAATCAACTATCTTGAAGCGAAAGAGTTATTAACTAATAACTCCGTATATCATCAGTATATAGATGTATATGGATTTCAAGTACATATTGGTTCTCAAATTGGTTATTATGAAGCTTATATCAATGCGATTGAAAAAATTGTGAAGCTATCAGAAGAGTTAGCTCATATTGGGAATTTTATGAGGATAATAAATATTGGTGGTGGATTCCCAATTAATTATGTTGATAAGGTGGAGTGGGAGCAGTTTCAAAAGTCTATGGCATATAAGGGAGAGGAAAATTCCAATTGTTTTATATGGAAAAACGAAAAGGCAGATTATAAGGTTAATGAATTATTTTATACTGACTATGAGAAAAGTAAGATGCTTGAAAAGGTTCTCAATACTTATATAAATTACAAAGATAGTAGCAAAAAGATAAAAGATGTACTTAAGGAAATCGGTGAGCCAGAATTAATTATAGAACCAGGCAGAAGTATAGTAGGAGATGCTGGAATTACAATTGCAAAAGTAAATGGCATAAAAAAAGTAAATGGCAATAATTTATTAGTCGTGGAAATGGGAAATGTGAATTATGCTGGGTCTGTAATACATAATTTATTTAACTGTTGGGATTTATTTAAAGATTATTCTAATGTAGATAGCAATGAGGAATTTAGTGCTTTTATTTGTGGTAACTTATGTTATAACGGCGATATGATTTCAAACTACAAAATAAAATTTGATAGAGAGCCAAAAAGAGGAGAATATGTAATTACATATGATGTAGGTGGAACCGAGTCACATTTTTTTGCTTCTAATGCAAATATGAATCCTATTCCTTCAAGATTGCTTATCAATGATAAAAATGATATTGAAATATTAAAAAGTAGACAGACTTTAGAAGATTTAATGAAATAG
- a CDS encoding ATP-grasp domain-containing protein, translating into MKILLVCGQASAIQGWGNMETTEKMKCALESYGHWVVVLYVESNEELIRHIKYNEYDLVWSSIYYFTDNIKCINNINEKTCVMDILREMGVAYVGANAEVMKNMINKKKTIELLEKYGLSTHQQYVLEKGSAIPKLDFTKKWFVKPCFESESNGVSEKSIVHNEEELNERVQYILENYNQHALVEEYLSGDEYTTAIIGNKEKVTVLPIKNVVSSKAYERYPVITQNLKTDKMLSFEIPYDEMEELNKLAIEAAKALGVCDTVRIDIRKNESGEFRVIELNGIPGLNPIKSRIFEIYNLYNPQNSKEQNYAELVNKIVIAAKERYNEFVEGKSYEEGKDSVELQVT; encoded by the coding sequence ATGAAAATATTATTAGTTTGTGGCCAGGCTTCTGCAATACAGGGATGGGGAAATATGGAGACCACAGAAAAAATGAAATGTGCCCTTGAATCATATGGACATTGGGTAGTTGTATTATATGTTGAGTCTAATGAGGAATTAATTAGGCATATTAAATATAATGAGTATGATCTAGTTTGGAGTTCAATTTATTATTTCACAGATAATATAAAGTGTATTAATAATATTAATGAAAAGACATGTGTTATGGATATATTACGAGAGATGGGCGTTGCATATGTTGGTGCTAACGCAGAAGTAATGAAGAATATGATTAATAAAAAGAAAACAATAGAATTGCTAGAGAAGTATGGTTTAAGTACACATCAGCAATATGTTCTTGAGAAAGGCTCTGCAATACCTAAGTTAGATTTTACGAAAAAGTGGTTTGTAAAGCCTTGTTTTGAATCAGAAAGTAATGGTGTAAGTGAGAAGAGTATAGTTCATAATGAGGAAGAACTTAATGAAAGAGTACAGTATATTTTAGAGAACTATAATCAACATGCTTTAGTTGAAGAATATTTGTCAGGAGACGAATATACGACTGCGATAATTGGTAACAAAGAAAAGGTTACGGTATTGCCTATAAAAAATGTTGTTAGTAGTAAGGCATATGAGCGTTATCCTGTTATAACTCAAAATTTAAAGACTGATAAAATGTTAAGTTTTGAAATACCATATGATGAAATGGAAGAACTTAACAAGTTGGCTATTGAAGCAGCAAAAGCATTAGGTGTTTGTGATACTGTAAGGATAGATATTAGAAAAAATGAGTCTGGTGAGTTTAGAGTAATAGAATTGAATGGAATACCAGGATTAAATCCTATTAAGAGTAGGATATTTGAAATATATAATCTATACAATCCACAGAATTCTAAAGAGCAAAACTATGCTGAACTTGTAAATAAAATAGTAATTGCCGCAAAGGAAAGATATAACGAGTTCGTAGAAGGCAAGAGTTATGAAGAAGGGAAAGATAGTGTTGAACTTCAAGTCACATAA
- a CDS encoding AMP-binding protein produces the protein MELSNLAYKIKDNSENYIEFYSKKSNIKKNFSEFYKDVLSVISFLRKRDIKQGQSVGVYGKNSYEWVVVDVACFIGNYVLVAFPDTLSGEIVKNNINQFDVKILFADNDLMNNLDIQIDIENLEQVAFYDKEDEITDIPILNGKRNFTIVFSSGTTGIPKAMALRQESIEQTIMSSVKFFELEKDDKNLCFLPLSIFTSRLYIYSAFLLGFNVAITTPELVMSALRMFKPTIMQGVPYFFENMANLYKIKLGETISRKLYYITYQIYKKLGINSMYEKCRKRIFGEFKNIFGGKIRILVTGTAPISEKTLILYKEADIDLFESYGLNETGVLTVNYPNNCKFGSVGKILPQYEITFDSQQQVLVKSEYFWSSGYLNSENGSNINKDGFLETGDIGYIDEDGFLFIRGRCVDVITLKNGIKLNPADIEKMINKNEYIKQSIVYSDDLKKVKAIVVKRNKEVSNKEIAAAIEAVNKQLELSKRISEYSCTDEDFSVKNNMLTPNLKLNRKYVVEKFKK, from the coding sequence ATGGAACTGAGCAATTTAGCATATAAAATTAAAGATAATTCAGAAAATTATATTGAATTTTACTCTAAAAAATCAAATATAAAAAAGAACTTTTCAGAGTTTTATAAAGATGTTTTATCAGTTATTAGTTTTTTAAGAAAAAGAGATATTAAGCAAGGTCAATCTGTAGGTGTATATGGTAAAAATAGTTATGAATGGGTAGTTGTAGATGTAGCGTGTTTTATAGGTAACTATGTATTAGTTGCATTTCCAGACACCTTAAGTGGTGAGATTGTAAAAAACAATATTAATCAATTTGATGTTAAAATTTTATTTGCTGATAATGATCTTATGAATAATCTAGATATTCAAATAGACATAGAAAATTTAGAACAAGTTGCTTTTTATGATAAAGAAGATGAAATAACTGATATACCTATATTAAATGGAAAAAGAAACTTTACTATTGTTTTTTCATCAGGAACTACAGGAATTCCTAAAGCCATGGCATTAAGGCAAGAATCAATTGAGCAAACAATTATGTCTTCGGTTAAATTCTTTGAACTTGAAAAAGATGATAAAAACTTATGTTTCTTACCATTAAGTATTTTTACTTCTAGATTATATATATATAGTGCATTTTTGCTAGGGTTTAACGTTGCAATAACTACACCAGAACTAGTAATGAGTGCACTTAGAATGTTTAAACCTACAATTATGCAAGGAGTGCCATACTTTTTCGAAAACATGGCAAATTTATATAAGATAAAACTTGGTGAAACCATTTCGCGAAAACTTTATTATATAACTTATCAAATATATAAAAAGTTGGGTATAAACAGTATGTATGAAAAATGTAGAAAAAGGATATTTGGTGAATTTAAAAATATTTTTGGCGGAAAAATAAGGATTTTAGTAACTGGAACAGCACCTATATCAGAGAAAACATTAATTTTATATAAGGAAGCAGATATCGATTTATTTGAATCTTATGGTTTAAATGAAACAGGGGTTCTAACTGTAAACTACCCTAACAACTGTAAATTTGGTAGTGTTGGTAAGATTTTACCACAATACGAAATTACATTTGATAGTCAACAGCAGGTGCTTGTAAAATCAGAGTATTTTTGGAGTAGTGGATATTTAAATAGTGAAAATGGATCTAATATTAATAAAGATGGATTTTTAGAAACTGGCGATATAGGATACATTGATGAGGACGGATTTTTATTTATTAGGGGAAGATGCGTTGATGTAATTACATTAAAAAATGGTATTAAGTTAAATCCTGCTGATATAGAAAAAATGATAAACAAAAATGAATATATAAAACAAAGTATTGTATATTCGGATGATTTAAAAAAAGTAAAAGCTATAGTAGTAAAAAGGAATAAAGAGGTATCAAATAAAGAGATAGCTGCTGCTATAGAAGCAGTTAATAAACAACTTGAATTAAGCAAAAGAATTTCAGAATATTCTTGTACAGATGAAGATTTTTCAGTAAAGAATAACATGCTCACACCAAACTTAAAACTTAATCGTAAATATGTAGTAGAGAAATTTAAAAAATAG
- a CDS encoding radical SAM protein, which translates to MKKVQIVEKSCHREGLKVEKMRNFFRENGYELVNDGTGLDPTNKYAFPLEDLVISPEADLFVLTTCGFSKSIEDGDFDALKMIMKYKKPSAKVIVGGCIVKIAKERLDEEFDGERFDAKSYNLLDEFVEHKVSFDEIKDGNVMNFTDNYFIKIQDGCNHRCSYCAIWKAAGKSTSKPIAEVIEEFNYGLRQGFKHIYFLGECMGAYGLDFGSNFAELLEEIDKIEGDYDLLIEDISPIYFLRNYEAIKKLCIKGVIRSLHVPIQSGCDRILKLMMRTGDMALVKEKMQELKNAAPNTTLSSAVIVGFPTETVEEFQETLEYCKDSCFDTVACHVFSARDGAPAAEMDGQVDEEEKYRRYTEFKEKFVGITRVDPNQRKYVGE; encoded by the coding sequence ATGAAAAAAGTACAAATTGTTGAAAAAAGTTGTCACAGAGAAGGACTTAAGGTTGAAAAAATGCGTAATTTCTTTAGAGAGAATGGTTACGAATTAGTTAATGATGGAACAGGATTAGATCCTACAAATAAATATGCGTTTCCTTTAGAGGATTTAGTTATTTCTCCAGAAGCAGATTTATTTGTATTAACAACATGCGGATTTTCAAAGTCTATTGAAGATGGAGATTTTGATGCATTAAAAATGATAATGAAATATAAAAAACCATCAGCTAAAGTTATTGTAGGTGGTTGTATTGTAAAAATTGCTAAAGAAAGACTTGATGAAGAGTTTGATGGAGAGCGTTTTGATGCAAAATCATATAATTTATTAGATGAATTTGTTGAACACAAAGTTTCTTTTGATGAAATAAAAGATGGAAATGTAATGAACTTTACAGATAATTACTTTATTAAGATTCAAGATGGATGTAACCATAGATGTTCTTACTGTGCAATCTGGAAGGCTGCTGGAAAAAGTACAAGCAAGCCAATAGCAGAGGTAATAGAAGAATTTAATTATGGATTAAGACAAGGCTTTAAACATATTTATTTCTTAGGTGAATGTATGGGGGCATACGGCTTAGATTTTGGTTCTAATTTTGCTGAATTACTTGAAGAAATTGATAAGATTGAAGGGGATTATGATTTATTAATAGAAGATATTTCACCAATCTATTTCTTGAGAAATTATGAGGCAATTAAAAAACTATGTATTAAAGGTGTTATACGTTCTTTACATGTTCCAATACAAAGTGGTTGTGATAGAATTCTTAAATTAATGATGAGAACAGGAGACATGGCTCTTGTAAAAGAAAAAATGCAAGAACTTAAGAATGCGGCACCAAATACTACATTATCCTCAGCTGTAATAGTTGGTTTCCCAACAGAAACTGTAGAAGAGTTCCAAGAAACACTTGAATATTGTAAAGATAGTTGTTTTGATACAGTTGCATGTCATGTTTTCTCTGCAAGAGATGGAGCACCAGCAGCTGAAATGGATGGACAAGTTGATGAAGAAGAAAAATACAGAAGATATACTGAATTTAAAGAAAAATTCGTTGGAATAACAAGGGTTGATCCTAATCAAAGAAAATATGTTGGTGAGTAG
- a CDS encoding AMP-binding protein, giving the protein MLKINDSLNTIWDSFKKYEKEKADTICLEFDNNEISYKELGETIRIIANSLKKFDIYNKKVILMFPMGLEYIYSFFSVMCAGGIPVPSFPSNESPNFKDRLIHIANNAEAEFIFTFSQEKMEIDKLNDERISGMNTTWIFIDKLVYTKEKFEEERIPDYAFMQYSSGTTSIPKGVAITHKAVLEHLDYLDEVISSSNDNKEVVCVNWMPLYHDMGLISGMLLYITKGHRVHLIPTKAVMENPYIWLEKIAETHANITLAPNFAFEMCVSKIQEHQKENLDLSSLKLLINGAEQISVKTIDRFFKYYEQCGIRRSIMCPCYGMSEAIILVTRSDVNREPIIKYFNQSKLNIGIVEACDKDADNAVALVSCGRKIPSTDVICVDNEKSEIITDNRIGEIWITGSNVATEYYNNVELTEESFGAKIKKCNDKTYYKTGDLGFWYQECLFICGRIKEMIICNGKNINPTDIESYIISNYKTIGINKAVTFSIVSCGEEKIVCIIEKVEIDKDITDKDIIRIKETVSIKFNILIDDIVVVNNGAIEITENGKIKRNLCKEKYIKGEY; this is encoded by the coding sequence ATGCTTAAGATTAATGATTCATTAAACACGATATGGGACTCTTTTAAAAAATATGAAAAGGAAAAAGCAGATACTATCTGTTTAGAGTTTGATAATAACGAGATTTCATATAAAGAATTAGGAGAGACAATACGTATAATCGCAAATTCTTTAAAAAAATTTGATATATACAATAAAAAAGTTATACTAATGTTCCCCATGGGATTAGAGTACATATATAGTTTTTTCTCTGTCATGTGTGCAGGCGGAATACCAGTGCCTAGTTTTCCATCAAATGAATCTCCAAATTTTAAAGACAGGTTGATACATATTGCTAATAACGCAGAAGCAGAATTTATATTTACATTTTCTCAAGAAAAGATGGAAATAGATAAATTGAATGATGAAAGAATAAGTGGTATGAATACTACTTGGATTTTTATTGATAAGCTAGTATATACAAAAGAAAAATTTGAAGAAGAAAGAATTCCTGATTATGCTTTTATGCAATATTCCTCAGGAACAACAAGTATTCCAAAAGGAGTTGCTATAACACATAAGGCAGTGTTAGAGCACCTAGATTATCTTGATGAAGTAATTTCAAGTTCTAATGATAATAAAGAGGTTGTCTGTGTAAATTGGATGCCATTATACCATGATATGGGACTAATATCAGGAATGCTTTTATATATTACCAAAGGGCATAGAGTACACTTGATACCAACTAAAGCTGTTATGGAGAATCCGTACATATGGTTAGAGAAGATTGCAGAGACGCATGCTAATATTACACTTGCCCCTAATTTTGCTTTTGAAATGTGTGTAAGTAAAATACAAGAACATCAAAAGGAGAATCTAGATTTATCATCTTTGAAGTTGCTTATTAATGGTGCAGAACAAATATCAGTTAAAACAATAGATAGATTCTTTAAATATTATGAACAATGCGGAATTAGAAGAAGTATAATGTGTCCATGCTATGGGATGTCAGAAGCAATAATATTAGTTACAAGAAGTGATGTTAATCGTGAACCAATTATAAAGTATTTCAATCAAAGTAAGCTGAATATAGGAATAGTAGAAGCCTGTGATAAAGATGCTGATAATGCTGTAGCTTTAGTATCATGTGGAAGAAAAATTCCGTCAACAGATGTAATATGTGTTGACAATGAAAAATCGGAGATTATCACTGATAATCGAATAGGCGAAATATGGATAACTGGTTCTAATGTAGCAACTGAGTATTATAATAATGTTGAGTTAACAGAAGAATCTTTTGGAGCAAAAATTAAAAAGTGTAACGATAAAACATACTATAAGACCGGCGATCTGGGATTTTGGTATCAAGAATGCTTATTTATTTGTGGCAGAATTAAGGAAATGATTATATGTAATGGTAAAAACATAAATCCAACAGATATTGAAAGTTACATTATTTCAAATTACAAAACAATTGGAATTAATAAAGCAGTTACATTTTCTATAGTATCATGTGGAGAAGAAAAAATAGTTTGTATAATTGAAAAAGTTGAGATAGATAAGGATATTACAGATAAGGATATTATCAGAATAAAAGAAACTGTATCTATCAAATTTAATATTTTAATTGATGATATTGTTGTCGTTAATAATGGAGCAATTGAAATTACTGAAAATGGAAAAATAAAGCGAAACTTATGCAAGGAAAAATATATTAAAGGAGAGTACTGA